The following nucleotide sequence is from Candidatus Zixiibacteriota bacterium.
TTCTGCAGTTCCGCGTTGATCTTCTCGCGATTGGCCAGCAGGTCATCCATCTCCACTTGTCCCAGCACCGAGCGCAAGGTGGTCTGGGCGATCTGCGAGGTGGCCTCGAAGAAATTGGCGACTGAGACAATCGCCCGGTTCGGGTCCATCACCTGGAAATAGAGGACGGCGTTCACTTTGACGGAGACGTTGTCGCGCGTGATGATGTCCTGCGGGGGAACATCGAACGTGATGACGCGCAGGTCGACGCGCACCATCTTATCAACGATCGGGATAAGAATAATAAGGCCGGGCCCTTTGGCACCGGTGAGACGGCCGAGACGGAAAATGACGCCGCGTTCGTATTCGCGGAGAATCTTTAACGTGTTGACCAGAATAATCAGGCCAAAGAGAATGATGACGGCCAGTATCGGGAATGTTGGTGTCATATGTGTAACCTCCTGTTACGAGTTCAATTTGCGAACTTTAAGGGTCAATTGATCGACCGAGATGATTTCGACTTTGGCGCCGATGTCGAGCGGCTGGTCGGATTCATATTTCCAGAGGGCGCCCTCGACATAGACGAATTGCTCGGGGTGGATCTCGCCATGTTTGCCTACCAGGGCATGCTGGCCAATGAACGGCTTGCTGCGGCTGGCGCGATAGACGAGCGTGCCGACGAGGACAAGCGTGAGGCCGAGCAGGATGCCGGTGGTGATGAGCACGGACCAGGAGACGCGGAGGGCGGGGTCGACGGTGTCCACGAGCATGAGTCCTCCGAGAATGAGCGAGACAATGCCGCCGACCGTGAGCAGGCCATGGCTCACCACTTTGATTTCGACAATAAACAAGATGATGGCGAGCAGGATGAGCAGCACACCGGCGTAGTTGATCGGCAGAGTCTGGAATGAGTAGAACGCGAGTATGAGGCAGATGGCGCCGACCACACCGGGGAGAATGGATCCGGGGTTGTACAGTTCGAGCACGATACCGAGCCCGCCAATGGAGAACAGGATAAAGGCGACATCGGGAGAGGTGATGATCTCGAGCACTTTCTGAACGAAGGAGTGCTTCATAGTTTCGACTCGCGCGCCGGCGAGCTTGAGGGTTTTCTTGCCAAACGGCGTTTCGGTTTCACGACCATCGAGCTGGCGGAGAAGATCATCGAGATTCTCCGCGCGGATATTGATGACGTTGGAGTCGAGCGCTTCTTTGTCGGTGATGGAGACGGATTCACGCACGGCGCGTTCGGCCCAGGCGGCGTTGCGGCCGCGCTTGTCGGCGGCGGCTTTGATTTGAGCGACGGCATCATTGGTGATTTTCTCGTTCATGATGGAGTCGACCTTTTGTCCTTCGCCGGAGACGGGATGGGCGGCGCCAATGTTGGTGGAGGGGGCCATGGCGGCGAAGTGCGCGGCGTAGGTCATGTAGACACCGGCGGAGCCGGCGCGTGCGCCGGAGGGAGCAATATAGATACAGACAGGTACCGGACTATTCAGGATATGCTTGCAGATGGACCAGGTCGGTTTGGTGAAACCGCCGGGAGTATCGAGCATGATGACCACCAGTTCGGCGCGAGATTCCTCGGCATCATCGAGGGCATCGGAGATGCGGGTGTCGGTGACGGCGCCGATGGCTCCCTCGATGTCCAGTTGATAGACGAGCGGCTGGAGCATGGGGGTGGTGGGCGTTACGACATGCGTGCTGTCTTCGGCAATGGCCTGCCGGATAGTGAACGAAATAACCGGGCTGAGGAGACAGAATCCGATGAGCGCCAGTACGGCTTTGTGTTTCATAGAGATACCCTCTGAAATTCAGAGTAATATGAACTTGCGGGGAGATGATGTCAAATGAAAACGGGGTGGAACCGTTGTCAAGACCCCTACCCACACTGAAACCTCTGATGGGGTCTTGACCTACAAGAACTCATCCGGCCTTCGGCCACCTTCTCCCCAAAGGGGAGAAGGATTTCTATCGAGGCGTATTCCTCTAGTGGTTCCGGCAGTTCTTGCGCGACCGAGACAGTAAATGCCCTCACTGTTATAGGTGATTTTTCTGTGTCGAGGGAGCGTGTGAACTGCCGGACGCGGAATGATTCTTGAGAATCGGTCAGGTCAAACGGGCCGGTGAGTTAATATGAGTTTTGTCGTCCTATAATGGTGTGCTGATGTATTCATGAGTGGATTCGAAGTACTGCCGGCCCGCAAGACCTGACCGAACGACACAACGCTCGTGTCGGGCGAGGACGTCCGACATCACCCCAAAACTACAAACGAAAGCCAGTCTGATGCCAGACGAGGGTGCCGTCGAGGATAGTAGCGAGCGGTGTGAGGTCGTAGAGTTTCGTTGGGGTGATTCGGGTAATGTCCTGGTCGAGTATCACGAAGTCGGCAGGATAACCGGGAAGCAGATAGCCGCGGCAGTGTTCATGGCCGGCGGCAATGGCAGGGCCGACGGTGAATCGGAAAAGCGCTTCGGAGGCGGTGAGGCGTTGCTCAGGATAGAAGATGTCACGCGAACCGGGGCGGGCGCGTCGCACGGCTGCGGCGATACCGTGAATGGGATGCAGCGGTTCGATGGGAGCGTCGGAGCCGAAGGCGAGGTCGATTCCCTTGTCGATGAGTGTGCGAATGATGTAGGCATTGGCACCGCGCTTGTCCCAGTATTTGCGAATGAGAGGAATGTCTGAGGGACAATGTGATGGCTGCATGGAGGCGATGATATTGAGTTGTTTGAGGCGCCTGATGTCCTTGCGACGAATCAACTGAAGGTGTTCGATGCGGTGGCGGGCGCTAAACGACAAACGCGGCGAATCGGCGAGGGCATCAAGCACGTTCGAAACTGCCCTGTCCCCTATCGCGTGGACGGCGCACGGCAAACCGAGGCGGGAGGCTTCTTTGGCGAGACGTTTGATCTCCGAGACAGTTGTTGTCTCAATACCATAATTGTTCTTCGAGCCGATGTACTTGTCGAAACAGAGTGCGGTCTGGCTTCCGAGGGAACCGTCGGCGAAGATTTTGATCCCGGCGATACGAAAGAATTCGGTGCCGGTACCGTAGTAAGTCTTGTTGCGCAGCAGGGTCGGTAGCAGTTTGGCAGCCGGATAATAATTGATGCGGATGCCGGTATTGCCATGCTCGGCCAGATCGGTGAAGTAGGTAAACGCTTCGGGGCCATCGAACGAATGCACACCGGTCACACCCTGCTGGTACGCGAGCTGCAACGCCATCCTGTACCGGCGATCGATCTCTTTTCGGGGTGGCTGCGGAATGCGGGCGAATACGGGCATATAAGCAGGTCCCTCGCGGAGAATACCTGAGGGGTCACCGCCAGAGAGACGTTCGATTCGTCCGCCATCAGGATCGTCAGTCGATTTAGTGATACCACAGATTTCGAGAGCGCGGCTGTTCACCCACGCGGAATGCTGGTCTTTGGAGAACAAGAAGGCGGGGCGACCGCCGGTGACGGAATCCAGCATAAAACGATCCGGCTCGATACGTTTGATAAAGCGATCCGGGGCGTAGCCATCGCCGACGATCCAGGCATCGCGAGGTTGTCCGTCGGAGAAATCACGAATTCGATTCAGGCAGGCGTCGAGACTGGCAAGGCTGTCGAGTTGAACTCGTCCCAGCGAGACGGCGAGATAATAGAAATGCGTGTGAGCATCGACCAGCCCGGGTATGACTGTCCGGCCTCTCAGGTCGAGCTTGGTGTAGGTACGGAAGTCGGGGTCTTTCTCAAGATGATTGCCGATAGCGGCAATGCGGTCTTTGTAGACCGCCAACGAATCGACACGGAGCTCCGCCGCCTGTGTGTAGATGCGGGCGTTGTACAGCAGGGTCTTAGGCCTCAAAGCGGTCTCCCTTCACGCGAGCGTCCCCCTCACGTTGTGTCAGTCGGATACGGTCAGTCTCCTCGAGGATGGGAATTGCAAATTTACGCGTGAAGCCAAAGCGGTCTTTGAGGTCGGTGACGGCGAGCTTTGGATACGCGGACAGGTGAGACTTTACGAATTGTATGATCTCAGTCCAGGTCTCGGTGAGAAAGATGAAGTCCGAGCCGCACTTGTATCCTTCGCCGCTTTCGATGATATACTTAATGGCTTGTTGATGGTTCTTCCCCAGCGCGGCGAGTGACGGCAACGTAGGCGGGGCGTACGGCTCCCTGCGCAGCGTGTTCATTATCTGATCGTGTGCCTCTTTGATGATTCCTTTGAGACTCATGCCGCGACCGGCAAGGTTGTAACGGTCGGCCAGTCTCACCAGGTCGCCCGTGGATAAGAGATACTCCACAAGAATCAGCGTGGTAACCGCGTCGCACGGCGAGAGCGGCAGCAATTGTTCCAGGGGCAGTCCCTTCAGGTGCGGCTGATCGTGCAGCACTTTCTCTATCGACATTCTGAAGCGGTTCACAACTTGCGATATGTGGTACGTCGCAAAGAGCCAGGCTCCGAACCGACCGATCTGGTTCTGTTCGAGCAGAGCCGTGACGCGAGCGCTGATCTGATTGGGCGAACAAGAGGCTTCGCGCAGCAGGTTCGTCTGCTCGACCAGGCATCGCTTGGTCAACTCAGAGAGGATGAGAGCATCGAGGACGCCACTGGTGCGACTCATAAGGTACGAGAGCGACTCGAGCTCGCGACGACGCGGGAATTGGACAAGGTGATCGAGCACCATGCCGCCGCCGAGTGTGACCATTGGTGTCGGCAGACGGAGAATAAAGCGATCAAGCACCAGCGCATACATGGGTTGGTCTGGGCGGAAGAAAAGCAATCCGCGGTCACCTGGCCGGATACCTTCGGCTTCGAATATGCGGACTTCACCTTCGGCTTCAGTCGTACCGAGCAACACTTGCACCCGCCGCCGATCCTCGAGCGGCACGGCAGCTTCCGGCAGTATATCGACGTCGAGCGCGAGCACGGGATGATCGCGGAAGAAGGTGAGGTCGGTCCGGTCCGTAATGACACCGCCACGCACCATCAATTCTTTGTCGACACCGGTAAGTGACACGGCTGTCCGCTGGCCCGGTCGTGCCAATTCTACATCGCTGCCTTCCGATTGCAACGAACGGATCTTGCCGAGCGCCATCGAAGGCCACACGGTAACCGGCTGACCGACCGAGAACGTGCCGCCCTGCAACGTGCCGGTCACGACACCGCCAATGCCGGTGCGGACAAACGAGCGATCGATGAATAGTCGCGCTTTGCGGATATCCTGTCGCGCCGGAATCTGAGCGGGTAGACCATCAAGATAGGTTTCAAGAGCATCGAATCCGTCGCCCCGATTGGCCGAAACGCAGAAGACAGGGGCATCGGCCAGAAACGAACCGGCAAGCCGGCCTTTCAGATCCTGGCGGAGCAATTCCAACCATTCGCTATCGGCGAGGTCGATCTTGTTGATAACCACAATCCCCTGTTTGACGCCGAGCAGTTTGACGATCTGAAAATGTTCCTGGCTCTGCGGCATCCAGCCGTCGTCGGCCGCGACCACCAGCATGACGACATCGATTCCTCCAGCGCCAGCGATCATATTTTTGACCAACCGCTCGTGACCGGGGACATCGACAAAGGCAAGGTGCTCTCCCGTAGCTGTCCGGCGAAACGCAAATCCGAGATCGATGGTCATGCCGCGCGCCTTTTCCTCCGGCAGCCGATCCGGGTCGGTGCCGGTCAGGCGTTTGACGATCGATGACTTGCCGTGGTCGATATGTCCGGCGGTACCGATGACGATCATGGCTTGATTGGCAGAGCGGCGAGATGAACTTTGACAGCGGCAACTATGGTCGGCAGGTCAGCCACGTCAACCGCAGCAAGATCGAGTATGAAGCGGTCGTTTTCGACGCGCCCGATGATGGGCGGGTCACCATCGCGGAAACGCTGCATGAGGTCGTCGGCGCGATAACCGGGGGCGAACACGAGCCCGACCGAGGGGATCGCCGATTCCGGGAGCGCGCCACCCCCAACGAACGATTGGGTGGCCTCAACGCTCAGTCCGGACGGAGCGCCGAGTTCCTGGAGCATCTGCCTGGCTTGTTTGTACCGTTCTGACACCGGCACCGACAGGCCGGCCCACAACTTGATATCGGCGGTTGCGGAGCTATTGAGATAAATGGTCAGAAGTCGTTCGAGAACACTGAAAACCACTTTGTCGACACGCACGGTACGGAAAATTGGGTTCTTCTTAATCCTGGCGATCAGGTCCCTCTTGCCGACAATAAGCCCCGCCTGCACCCCTCCGAGCATTTTATCGCCGGAGAAGCAGGTGAGATCGGCGCCGGCGCGAACGGACTGCTGCACGGTGGGCTCGGTGTAACCGAGAATGGGTGACGTATCGATGAATACGCCGCTTCCGAGATCGTTGACAACGGGCAGTTGGTGTTTTTCCCCCAATTCTACCAGCGCCTTGAGTGGAACCTCTTCGGTGAAACCGGCCTGGACGAAATTGCTCTTGTGCACTTTGAGAATGAGAGAAGTCGTTGAATCGATGGCCTCTTCGTAATCTTTCACGGTAGTGATGTTTGTCGTGCCGACTTCCTTCAGCCGTGCGCCGGCGCGGCGAAGAATTTCCGGTATGCGGAAGCCACCGCCGATCTGCACCAGTTCACCGCGCGAGATGAGTACTGATTTCCGGTTGGCGAGTGTATTGAGAATGACGAACAGGGCGGCGGCGCAGTTGTTGACAACAGTGGCGCTCTCCGATTCCGCCAGGGTGGCGAGATATGACTCACAGGCCACTCCGCGCGAACCACGAACACCTGACGCCAGATCGAATTCGAGGTTGCTGTACCCGACGAGGGATGCTTTCACATTATCGAACAACGACTCGGCCAGCGGTGCACGCCCAAGATTGGTATGGACCAGAATGCCGCTGGCATTGATGACACGGGTGATCTCGAGTCGCTTGAGACGGCGGAGCGCATCCAGAATTTCCGTTACCAGTGTCGAGAGCGGAACCGGCTTTCCGGAATCGGCCAGCCGTTTCTTGGCGTCGACAATCGCTTGTTTGACCGCGGCCACCGCGATCGGGCGCGGCAGTCGCGCGATGGCTTCGGCCAACTCAGCAGCCTGCATGAGTTGCTCGACCGCGGGAAAGTCGCGTGGCTGGGTGATCAATACTTCGCCCATAGTCCCGGATTGTAGACAATGTGCGCGAGCACACGTCCAACATTCGCCAGCGATTCGGCGGAGCATTTGTCCGGCGTGTCCTGGTCGGTGTGCCAATAGGCGTAATCGAAATCTATGATGACCGCGGATGGAACGCCGCCGGCGTTGAGCGACAGATGATCATCAATAACGGCATGTTTGGTCGAGTCGGCAAACGTCGTGAGCTTCAAGTCTCTGGCGGCATTCCAAATCATATCGTTGAGAGACCGGTTGAACATCTCGGTGTACCCCTCGCGGTAAATGCGCTGGTCCTTGTCTCCTACCATATCCACGACGATGGCAAACCGGTACCGACCATGAATGCCTTGCGACGCATAACTTTTTGCCCCCAAACAATAGAGATCAGTCTCCCCTTCCTTGCCCCAGTCTTCGCCGTCGAGTAACACCAGATCGATATTAGCTTCAGGCGGGCGCTGCATGAACAGCTCGGCCAATTCCATCAACACCGCGACGCCGGAAGCGCCGTCATTGGCGCCTTGTATGGGCAGATCAGACAGAGACGCATCGGAAGGGAAATCGGTGCGCGGGCGGCTGTCGTAATGAGCAGCCAACAGGATTGTCCCTGCGCCTGGTTTCGTTCCGGTCACATGAGCGACGACATTGACGAGAGGAATCGTTGAGGTCGAATACGGATCGAAAAAGCTGGAGACCTGAGAATCGACAGTCAACCCTTTGGAGCGAAAATATTCGTAATAGTAGTTGCGACAGGTGGCCGATGCGGTTGTTCCCGGAACGCGGGGGCCAAATGAAACCTGCTTCTCCAAAAAACCAAGGGCGCGCGTGCCGTCGAAATTCGGCAGCGTCACCGTACCGGTGGAACATCCGAATGCCATCATCAAACTCACTGCCAGACTGTAGGTTACCAGCCGCACGGCGACAATAACAGGTGCGCGGCAGAGACTGTCAACGGAAATGTGTCAGAATCGGATCTCGGCGAATATCTGAAGTTCGCGGACGTGGCTCTTGCGTTTAGCGTAACGGTCATTGCGGTCCTGCCAGGTTGCGGAAAGTCCCCCCTTGAGCTGCTGGCTGAAGTTGTAGCTGATCTGCGGGCTGATCGAGAAATCGGAGGAGTTGCTGTTGATCGTGAACGGCCCGCCGGCGGTGGAATTTTCCGAACGGTTGTCGCTTTTCTGCATGCGCAAGTCGATCTGCATCGTTGACGTGAACTTCATTTTGCCGAAGAGCGGTATGTTGATGCCGCTCGGCGCGCTGAAGCGATAGCCGGTGCTCATGGACAAATTCTTGTTAGTGGTTTTTGTTTCCGCTTGCAGTGAACCGTTGGCCGAACTGAAACGTTTGTCATCGCTCTTGCGGACGCTGTAGGAGGCCGACAGCGACAGCGATTTGAACACCTTGAAATTGACCGACAGCAGCGGGCTGTAGTCCTGGGAGACATTCCTGGCGGTATAGTAGCCGCCCGTCAGGTTATACTCTTCCTTGATCGACCGGTTGTAGCCGGTTTGCGGCGAAAAGACCTGGATCAGCTTGTTCAGAACGTCCTTGAGTATCGGCGGATTGGTGAAACGACCGATCCGAATAGTCAGATCGGGCCATGATGTGGTGGTGCGCCGGTATTTCGGACCCTGCGTGACCAGATCGCGCGAAGAGCTCCGACGGAAACGAAGGTCGGTGGAAATGCCGCCGACAAACGTGAAACCGGTGCCGAACTCGTAGCTCTCCCCTTGTGAAGAGGATGGCGGCCGCGAGTCACGGATCGTGGCCACATTGGGCCGGCGGTCGAATCCGAGACGGTAGGCAAGTCCCGGGCGAGTGACCATGCCCGGCAGCGAATTGGAGAACGTCCGGCTGTACTTGTAGGATATCGGCTCGATCCAGTGGGTCAGAAAACGCAGGAGAGCCAGGGGCGGGTCGTAGAATGGCCTGCCGGAGCCCTTTTTTGGTTCGGTCGTCTGCGGCGTCGTGCGGCCTCCGCCGGCACCACCACCGCCGCCGGTTTTTGTGCCGGTGTTGAATAGCACCTGGTGCTTGAAGCTGCCGCCTATGCCCCAGTTGTTCGAAAGGTCGGACTTGCGGGCGGTTGTGCCTCGGTCATACGTGTCGTTGTAGGTGCTGCCGAAAGTGAACGCGGTTCCCAGAAACGGCAGGATGGCCGGCGCGTAGTTGCTCGAAAAACTCTGAGAATACGACAGCTCCAGACCCAGTCTGAGACCGCCGACCTTCAGTCTGACGTCGTCAGGATTAGTGAGGTCGCGGCGGGTGGTGAAACTGTAATTCGCACTCAGGTTATCGAACATTTTATACGCAAGATTCATGCGGCCGTCGAGGGTACGGGTGCGTGATGACGTACGACGGGCGTTAATATCATCGTTGAGCGAGAGGGTACGATTGAATGTTCCGGACCATTGCCACTGGTATGGATACAGCCCCAGCCGCGATTTGGCCGTCTTCTTGAGGAACGGGATCGGCTTGGTCCAGAAGAAAATCGGCAAGGTGGGGGGCTTGGTCCAGCCCATGTTGTAATCGGCGCGGATATTGTAGCTCTCGCCGAAACTGTACGGACTTTGCGGCGTGCGGTTGACGCTCCGGCTGTAGGAGAAGCCGGCGGTCTGACGGTTCAGAAGGAGCGCAAAGAGCGGATTGCGTCCTTTGAGACTGAACGATTCCGAGACGTTGACGGAGCGGCTTTCGCTCTCAGTCTTTTCCAGTTTGCGTACTTCGGGGGCGAGCACGATGTCGGAGGCGGTGCGTAGAAGCGGCAGCTTGGTGCTCTTGGAGGAGGAGTAGCCAATCGGGATTCGGGCGTTCCACGAGCGCGGCAGAAACTTGTCGAAATTCAGGGAGACCGAATAGCTGTAGTTCTTGTCGGAATTGCCGCTGCCGAGGTTGTCGTTGGAACCGCCGCGTGTGGCCGCTGAAACGCCCCGGAAGAACGGGTCGCGCGAGTCGAACTGGAAGCTGTAGGTAAGCAGATCCCCCATATTCCCCTGGAGTTCGATTCGACCGGCGGTACCGACATCGCGACGGACATCGGTGACTCGCATCTCATCGAGCCAGACCTGCCCCTCAATCGGCTGTGCACTTTCGTTGATGAGCCCAGCGGTGAAATAGGCGACTTCGTTGAGACTCGGTCTCCCCTTGACACGATAGTGACCGGCAGTGGTATCGACGGGCGCATTCACGGTCGTCTTGCCGCGCTGGGCCGCGTCCTTGAGAGCCGTGATATCGTTGAATTTGATATCGACTTCGTTGGCGGCATCCCACCCCGGCCGAATATACGTACGGTATTCGTAGAAATTGAGACTGTCACGGCCCAGACGGTAGAAGAAGAAGAGTGAATCGGCGACATTGTCGACATCGCCATGCACGTACATCTTGATCCGGCTGTAGCCGGTATACTTGTCCGTCTGTATAAGTTTCTTGTAGGCCAGGCAGGTGTCCTTTGGATACAGCTTGGTGTAGACGAGGGCCAGACCGCGCTGCGGCTCCTCCACGTTGGTGCTTGGGTCGGTGTACGCGGAGACGCCCGGCGGCGGCGTAAAGGTTCTGTCCTCGGTGCTGACCGAGGCCACGTAAAAGCGGGAGGCGCCGC
It contains:
- a CDS encoding slipin family protein; translation: MTPTFPILAVIILFGLIILVNTLKILREYERGVIFRLGRLTGAKGPGLIILIPIVDKMVRVDLRVITFDVPPQDIITRDNVSVKVNAVLYFQVMDPNRAIVSVANFFEATSQIAQTTLRSVLGQVEMDDLLANREKINAELQKIIDHQTEPWGIKVSVVEVKNVDLPQEMVRAIAKQAEAERERRSKVIHAEGEFQAAQKLADAAQVIATQPNAMQLRFLQTLVEVSAEKNSTLIFPVPIDLLSTFQKFLEKKTRE
- a CDS encoding nodulation protein NfeD; amino-acid sequence: MKHKAVLALIGFCLLSPVISFTIRQAIAEDSTHVVTPTTPMLQPLVYQLDIEGAIGAVTDTRISDALDDAEESRAELVVIMLDTPGGFTKPTWSICKHILNSPVPVCIYIAPSGARAGSAGVYMTYAAHFAAMAPSTNIGAAHPVSGEGQKVDSIMNEKITNDAVAQIKAAADKRGRNAAWAERAVRESVSITDKEALDSNVINIRAENLDDLLRQLDGRETETPFGKKTLKLAGARVETMKHSFVQKVLEIITSPDVAFILFSIGGLGIVLELYNPGSILPGVVGAICLILAFYSFQTLPINYAGVLLILLAIILFIVEIKVVSHGLLTVGGIVSLILGGLMLVDTVDPALRVSWSVLITTGILLGLTLVLVGTLVYRASRSKPFIGQHALVGKHGEIHPEQFVYVEGALWKYESDQPLDIGAKVEIISVDQLTLKVRKLNS
- a CDS encoding amidohydrolase, translated to MRPKTLLYNARIYTQAAELRVDSLAVYKDRIAAIGNHLEKDPDFRTYTKLDLRGRTVIPGLVDAHTHFYYLAVSLGRVQLDSLASLDACLNRIRDFSDGQPRDAWIVGDGYAPDRFIKRIEPDRFMLDSVTGGRPAFLFSKDQHSAWVNSRALEICGITKSTDDPDGGRIERLSGGDPSGILREGPAYMPVFARIPQPPRKEIDRRYRMALQLAYQQGVTGVHSFDGPEAFTYFTDLAEHGNTGIRINYYPAAKLLPTLLRNKTYYGTGTEFFRIAGIKIFADGSLGSQTALCFDKYIGSKNNYGIETTTVSEIKRLAKEASRLGLPCAVHAIGDRAVSNVLDALADSPRLSFSARHRIEHLQLIRRKDIRRLKQLNIIASMQPSHCPSDIPLIRKYWDKRGANAYIIRTLIDKGIDLAFGSDAPIEPLHPIHGIAAAVRRARPGSRDIFYPEQRLTASEALFRFTVGPAIAAGHEHCRGYLLPGYPADFVILDQDITRITPTKLYDLTPLATILDGTLVWHQTGFRL
- the selB gene encoding selenocysteine-specific translation elongation factor, yielding MIVIGTAGHIDHGKSSIVKRLTGTDPDRLPEEKARGMTIDLGFAFRRTATGEHLAFVDVPGHERLVKNMIAGAGGIDVVMLVVAADDGWMPQSQEHFQIVKLLGVKQGIVVINKIDLADSEWLELLRQDLKGRLAGSFLADAPVFCVSANRGDGFDALETYLDGLPAQIPARQDIRKARLFIDRSFVRTGIGGVVTGTLQGGTFSVGQPVTVWPSMALGKIRSLQSEGSDVELARPGQRTAVSLTGVDKELMVRGGVITDRTDLTFFRDHPVLALDVDILPEAAVPLEDRRRVQVLLGTTEAEGEVRIFEAEGIRPGDRGLLFFRPDQPMYALVLDRFILRLPTPMVTLGGGMVLDHLVQFPRRRELESLSYLMSRTSGVLDALILSELTKRCLVEQTNLLREASCSPNQISARVTALLEQNQIGRFGAWLFATYHISQVVNRFRMSIEKVLHDQPHLKGLPLEQLLPLSPCDAVTTLILVEYLLSTGDLVRLADRYNLAGRGMSLKGIIKEAHDQIMNTLRREPYAPPTLPSLAALGKNHQQAIKYIIESGEGYKCGSDFIFLTETWTEIIQFVKSHLSAYPKLAVTDLKDRFGFTRKFAIPILEETDRIRLTQREGDARVKGDRFEA
- the selA gene encoding L-seryl-tRNA(Sec) selenium transferase; this translates as MGEVLITQPRDFPAVEQLMQAAELAEAIARLPRPIAVAAVKQAIVDAKKRLADSGKPVPLSTLVTEILDALRRLKRLEITRVINASGILVHTNLGRAPLAESLFDNVKASLVGYSNLEFDLASGVRGSRGVACESYLATLAESESATVVNNCAAALFVILNTLANRKSVLISRGELVQIGGGFRIPEILRRAGARLKEVGTTNITTVKDYEEAIDSTTSLILKVHKSNFVQAGFTEEVPLKALVELGEKHQLPVVNDLGSGVFIDTSPILGYTEPTVQQSVRAGADLTCFSGDKMLGGVQAGLIVGKRDLIARIKKNPIFRTVRVDKVVFSVLERLLTIYLNSSATADIKLWAGLSVPVSERYKQARQMLQELGAPSGLSVEATQSFVGGGALPESAIPSVGLVFAPGYRADDLMQRFRDGDPPIIGRVENDRFILDLAAVDVADLPTIVAAVKVHLAALPIKP
- a CDS encoding M28 family peptidase, encoding MRLVTYSLAVSLMMAFGCSTGTVTLPNFDGTRALGFLEKQVSFGPRVPGTTASATCRNYYYEYFRSKGLTVDSQVSSFFDPYSTSTIPLVNVVAHVTGTKPGAGTILLAAHYDSRPRTDFPSDASLSDLPIQGANDGASGVAVLMELAELFMQRPPEANIDLVLLDGEDWGKEGETDLYCLGAKSYASQGIHGRYRFAIVVDMVGDKDQRIYREGYTEMFNRSLNDMIWNAARDLKLTTFADSTKHAVIDDHLSLNAGGVPSAVIIDFDYAYWHTDQDTPDKCSAESLANVGRVLAHIVYNPGLWAKY